The Deinococcus aquaticus genomic interval GGCCTCCAGTTTGCCCAGGGTCTGAAGGTAGTCGCCCAGCGGGTCCGGGCGGGTGTAGGCGTACAGGCCCACGTTCGGACTGATGCGCGGCAGGATGGCGTCCCCGGCGATCAGTACGCTTTCCTGCTCATTCCACAGGCCCAGGTGCCCGTCCGCGTGACCGGGCAGCCACAGCACCTCCCATTCCAGGCCGGACAGCGTGACGTGCTGACCCTCACGCAGCGGATGCACGCGCGAGGCCGGGTGGACCCGTTCGCGGCCCCGGCGGTTGTCGGCGCCCATGTCGCTCAGGGATTCGGCTGGCAGGCCGTGGTCGCGCATGTGCTTGAGGTGGCCGGGCAGCCATTCCTCCCACAGGTGCCAGTAGCGTTCGCCGCGCCCGATCTCCACGTCCAGCATGTGCACGGACGCCCCGCTGCGTTCCTCGACCACGCCTGCCAGCCCGTAATGGTCCGGGTGGTGGTGCGTGATGATCACGCGGTCCACGTCGGCCCAGTGCAGGCCCAGCGCGCCCAGCCCGTCCTCGATGGCTTGACGCGCCTCGGGCGTATCGAGCGCCGTGTCGATCATGGTGACCGGCCCGCCCGCAGGCCGGTCGATCAGGACCGTCACGTACTTCATGGGGTACGGAATCGGGACCTGCAGGGCGTACAGGTCGCCCAGCACGGGCGTCAGCAACGGTGTGGAGGGCTCGGCAGTCATACCGGGCAGCGTAGCGCCTGACCCGCCGCCGCGACCGTGGAGTAAGCAGAGCGGGCGCAACCGGCCCGGGAACACCCGGCGCTCAAGCGTGAGGGCAGCTCAGCGGACGCCGCAGCGGTACTCGCCCGCCGTGACGCTGCACACCAGCGCCGTGACCCGGCTGGCATTCACGCGCACCAGCACGTTCTGCGCCTTCAGGCGGCGATCGGTGGGAACCACGTTCACGGAGAACACGCCGGGCCGCACGTTCAGGTCCAGCGGCGCGTCACCCGCCGCCTCTCCCTCGATCAGCACGGCCGCCGGAACGTCACTGCGGACACTCAGGATGCCCGTGACGCGCCGCAGGGCCGCGCTGACCTCGCTGGTGGTCTCCGGTCGGACGATCACGCGCTGCGTGAAGGTCTGGTAACCGCCCAGCGACACGCTGACCGTCACCTGCCCCTGCGGCAGGTCTGTCACCACGACCGGCGCGGTGCCTACCGGGCGGTCGTTCACGCGGACCTCCGCGCCCGGCTGGGACGCCCGGACGCTCAGGGAACCGAACTGCTCGACGCGGTAGGTGGTCGTGGCGACCGTGTACGCCCCGCGCGGCAGACTGGCGGCGGTCGCCTCAACCGCGCGCGAGATCTCGCCCACGCTGCGCGCTCCGGCCGCGCCGCCCAGGTTCAGGGGTTCCAGACTGGCGACCGTGAACACCTGCGTGAAGCCCAGCGTGCCGGGCAGAGCCGTCACCTGCGCCTGACCCGGCATGACCGGGGCGGCAGGCAGCACGGCCGCCCGGCCGCCCTGCGGCAGCACCACGCTGGTCACGAACGCCGCGCGGTCCGAGGACACCAGCAGCGTGCCCGGCCCCGGCTGGCGGTACAGGCCCTGCTCGCCCGTGACCGGCTGAACGGGGGGCGTGCCCGGCGTGACCCGCAGGTGCAGCTGCGCGTCCGGTTGCGCCCGCAGCGGCGCGGGCACACACCCGCACAGAAGTCCTGCCAGTACCAGCCCCGCCCACGCCCGTGTCATATGCACTCCGATTGAATGGTTTGCAAAAACCATTCAATCCGAGCGGACGCGAGTACGAGCAAAGAGGATTCCGGGCGTGGAGTTGGCAACCCGGTGCATTGGCGGGTTGTTAACGAAACAGACGGAATCCGTATCATGCCCACAGGGTAGTGCAGCGGCCACCAGCGGCGGGTAAGGGTGTCTGACGCGCCCTTCACCCACTCCGGTCACCGACTGACGGAGTGCGCCGCCGTCCGGATGCCGGCAACAGGAAAGGCCCCGATCCGTAGACGGGGGCCCCTCGTGAAGAATCTGGATTACTGCAGGCGCTTCATGATGGACTGAAGGCTGGCGCTGTCGGCCCAGTTCATGCCCTTCTCGACGTACATGCGGGCGGTGGCGTTGTCGCCGCGCTGCAGGGCCAGGTAGGCCAGTTTGGCGGCGCTCAGGGAAGCCCACTGCTTCTCCTGCTCGCTCAGGTCGCCCAGGCGGCCCCAGGCGTTGTAGGCATTGATCCACCACTGGGTCTTGGTGTACAGCTGCGCGAGGTACGCGTTGTAGTCGCGGTTGCCGGCTTCCATGCTGGCGGCGTAGTAGGAGTGGTCCACGGCGGCTTTCCACAGCGTGCGGTCGTAGAAGGGAACCGGGTAGGCCACGTCGGCCTGCACGGCGTACTCCTGAGCCTTCGCGAAGTTCTCGCTGGCGCTCATGGCGGCGGGACCGGCCATTTCCATGGTGTCGGCGGGGGCGGAGTCCTGCGCGGCGGCAAGGCCGGTAAGCGCGAACGCGGTCAGCATGAGAATCTTCTTCATAACAGTTCGCATCTTAGGCCGTACCCTGTCAGGCGTCCACACTCGACGACCCCCCGTGGCCCTACCGTAAAGGGTCTGTAAAGGAGCTTACCTTCACATGAGGATCACCCACGCACTCCCCCTTGCTTCCCTGATGACACTGGTGGGTTTCTCAGCCGCCGCTGCCCAGTCCCAGTCCGCCCAGACCCAGTCCACCCCCGCTCCTGCCTTCGTCGCGCCCAAGGTGGGCGTGTTCAAGGAGCTGCGCGTCATTTCCGGCGTGACCGTCAGTCCCAACGGCGACCTGACCTTCATCGGCTCGGACGCCCGCGTGCACCGCACCGACGCGACCGGCAGCGAGAAATGGTCGTTCCTGACCGGCGACATCGGCCGCGCCTACCCGGTCGTGACGCCCCAGGGCATCACCATCGCCGCCTCATACGACGACACCGTGTACGCCCTGGACCCCGCCGGGAAACTGCTGTGGAAGACCAAGCTCGACGGTGACATCTTCGCCACGCCCGCCCTGCGCGCCGACGGCAGCGTGATCATCGCCACTGCCGGCGGCACCGTGCACGCCCTGGACGCCCAGGGCAAGACCCTGTGGACTTTCAAGGTCGGCGCGCCCGTGTTCAGCAGCCCCGCCATCGCCGCCGACGGCACCATCTACTTCGGCGGGCAGAACAGCCGCCTGCACGCCCTGAGCCCCGACGGGAAACTGAAGTGGGCGTACGCGGCCGGGTCGCTGGTGTTCAGCAGCCCCGCCATCGGGCCGGACGGCACGGTGTACTTCGGGTCCAGCGACCGCCGCATCTACGCCCTGAACCCCAACGGCACGCCCCGCTGGTCCCTGCCGACCGGCCTGTTCGTGAACGCCAGCCCCATCGTGACCAGCGCCGGGCTGGTCGTGGTCGGCAGTTACGACGGCAGCGTGTACGCCGTGAACCCCACCGGCGAGATCGAATGGTCGTACAAGGCGGGCGCCGGCATTGCCGGGAGTGCCGCCGAACTGAGCGACGGCAGCGTGATCGTGCCGGACCTCGCGGGCACCGTGCACGCCATCAGCAAGGCCGGGCAGTCCCTGTGGCAGATCAAGACCGGCCGCAAGATCGACCTGGGCATCAGCGTCAGCGATCAGGGCAGCGTGTACTTCACGACCGAGGGCGGCGGCCTGAACATCGTGCAGAAGCAGCGGCCACTGGCGGTCGGCGCGTGGACGACCTTCCACGCCAGCCCCGCCGCGTGGGGCCGCGTGCCCAGCGAGGCCGAGTTGCAGGCGCAGGCCAGGGCCCGCCGCGACGCCGCGACCGCCCAGCTGGGTGCCCCGGTCGCCGTGAAACCCCAGACGCCCGCACCCGCGCCGGCCCCCGCACCGGCCCCTAAGCCCACGCCGGTCCCGCAACCGGCACCCGCACCGGCACCAAAACCGGTTCCGCAACCCACACCGAAACCGGCCGCCACCCCCGAACAACTGGCGCAGGCCGCCGCCAGCCGCGTGCGCGTGCTGGACGGACAACTGTTCCTGCCGCTGGAGGACAGCGTGGGCGCGCTGCGCCTGAAACTGCGGGCCGTGACCGCCACGACCGCCACCGTGCTGGTCGGGCAGACGGCCGTGCCTGTCACCGTGCGCGTGCTGGACCGCGTGCCGTTCGTGCCGCTGGCCGCCCTGACGGCCCTGCCCGGCGTGCGCGCGCAGCTGACGACCGGGGCCGCGCCCACCGTGACCCTGACCCTGAACGCCCAGACGACCAGCTTCCCGCTCAGCATCGGGAAACTGCTGCCCCTGCGCGGAAAACCCGAGTTCCTGGGACCCCTGCAGAAAGGCTGAAGTCCGTTCGTCCGGCCTGATGCGGAACGGCCCCGCGCCCCCTGGCAGTTGCCTCGGGGCGCGGAGCTGTCCTGTGTGGCCTGCCTCCGGTGCAGGATCTGCCCTTACCGGGCATACGGAACGCACCCACCTGCGTTGAAACAGGTGGATGCGTTGAGTTGGTGGAGCCAAGCGGGATCGAACCGCTGACCTCGTCATTGCGAACGACGCGCTCTCCCAGCTGAGCTATGGCCCCACGAGCGAGAGGGAATCTACCACGCTCTCTGCGGCCCGCGCAAGGGCGCGCCGGGCGGTCAGGCGACATGGACACGCTTACCTTCTCTTTACCTTCAGTCGCTTACACTCGCCTGCATGAGTGCGCCCGCCACGCCCGCCCCCACTGCCCAGGGCAGTGACCGTTTCGCCTACAAGTTCGCGCAGGAGGGCATCACCTTCGATGACGTGCTGCTGCAACCCCGGCACTCGCAGGTGCTGCCGCACGAGGTGAACATCGAGGCGCAACTGACGCGCCGCGTACGTCTGAACATCCCGTTCCTGTCGGCCGCCATGGACACCGTCACCGAGACGAACATGGCGGTCGCCATGGCCCGCGAGGGCGGCATCGGCGTGGTGCACAAGAACATGCCCATCGACGCGCAGGCCGAGATGATCCGCAAGGTCAAACGCTCCGAGAGCGGCATGATCGTGGACCCCATCACGCTGCCCCCGCACGCGCCCGTGGCGGACGCCGAGCGCCTGATGGGCGAGTACCGCATCAGCGGCGTGCCCATCACCGACCCGAACGGGAAACTGCTGGGCATCATCACCAACCGCGACATGCGCTTCATCGAGGACATGCACACGCCCATCGCGGACGTCATGACCCGCGAGAACCTGATCACCGTGCCGGTCGGCACCACCCTGGAAGAAGCGCAGGAGATCTTCAAGCGCCACCGCATCGAGAAACTGCTCGTCACGGACGCCGACCACACCCTGCGCGGCCTGATCACCATCAAGGACCTGACCAAACGCGTGAAGTACCCGCGCGCCGCCAAGGACAGCCTGGGCCGTCTGCGCGTCGCCGCCGCCATCGGCGTCGGCGCCGACCTGATGGACCGCGCCGGGGCGCTCGTGCAGGCCGGCGTGGACGTGCTGGTGCTCGACAGCGCCCACGGGCACAGCCAGGGCATCCTGAACGCCCTGAGCCGCGTGAAGGAAGCCTTCGACGTGGACGTGATCGCCGGGAACGTCGCCACGCGCGCCGGCACCCGCGACCTGATCCTGGCCGGCGCAGACGCCGTGAAGGTCGGCATCGGGCCGGGCAGCATCTGCACCACCCGCGTCGTGACCGGCGTGGGCGTCCCGCAGATCACCGCGATCTTCGAGGCCAGCGCCGCCGCCATGGAAGCCGGCATTCCGATCATCGCGGACGGCGGCATCAAGCAGACCGGCGACGTGCCCAAGGCCATTGCCGCCGGAGCGAACGTCGTCATGATGGGCAGCATGCTGGCCGGCACCGACGAGAGCCCCGGCGAGAGCATCCTGCGCGACGGCCGCCGCTACAAGAGCTACCGGGGCATGGGCAGCATGGGCGCCATGGACCAGGGCAGCGCCGACCGTTACTTCCAGAGCGGCAGCCGCAAGTTCGTGCCCGAAGGCATCGAGGGCATCGTGGCGTACAAGGGCACGGCGGGCGAGGTCATCTACCAGTTCGTGGGCGGCCTGAAAAGTTCGATGGGGTACTGCGGCGCGCCGGACCTTCAGACCCTGCGTGACGAGGCTCAGTTCGTGCGGATCACCGGGGCCAGCCTGGTGGAAAGCCACCCGCACGGCGTGACCATCACCAAGGAAGCGCCCAACTACGGCGGTCGCTGAGGCGCTGCCGTACAGGCGGGCCGGGAAGCGTGGGGGGCGGGGGAGAGGATTGCACCCCGTCCCAGTTGACAGACTGTCATCAGCGGGTGGGGGTAGGGTATGAACATGCAGCGCTTCCTGACCGCCCCCCGCGAACCCGTGAACGCCCTGACCCACTGGGCCGGCGTCCTGGCGGCGCTGATCATTCTGGGACCGCTGCTGTGGTGGGCGCACGCCCGCGAACTGGCCCTGTGGCCGTTCACCGTGTTCGTGATCAGCATGACCCTGCTGTACGCCGCCAGCGCCAGCTACCACTCGTTCTTTCCCGGCGAGCGCGGCATGCTGTGGCTACGCAAACTCGACCACGCCGGCATCTTCCTGCTGATCGCCGGCAGTTACACCCCGATTGCGTACTTCGGCCTGCCCGACCCCTGGCAGGGCGTGGTCCTGTGGGTCATCTGGGGCATCGCCCTGAGCGGCATCACCCTGAAACTCGTGACCATGAGCCTGCCCCGTTGGGTCAGCACCGCCCTGTACCTCGGCATGGGCTGGCTGGCCGTGGCCTTCCTGCCGCAACTGGCCCGCCACCTGCCATCCGCCGCCATCTTCTGGCTCGCGGCGGGCGGCGTGCTGTACTCCATCGGGGCCGTCATCTACGGCACGAAACGCTGGAACCCCCGACCCGGCGTGTTCGGCTTCCACGAGATCTGGCACCTGTTCGTGCTGGCCGGCACCGCCGCGCACGTCGTGATGATGTTCAACCTGCGCTGAACAACCTGTCCTGAACACAGCAGACAGCCGGGCCGGAGGTCGAGTGATCACCTCCGGCCCGGCTGCTGTTAAAGGTCACACGCCTACGAAACCGATCACCCAGCTCTGCACCGTGCCGATCAACTGCCCGATCTGCGGGCGGAACAGGTAGATGAAGCCCATCACGATCAGGAACGAGTACGGCATCATCTCGAACTGATTCAGGGCGCGGCCCAGCGACGGCACCAGCGCCCCCAGAATGCGGCTGCCGTCCAGCAGCGGAATCGGAATCAGGTTGAAGACCGCCAGCACCACGTTGATGCCCAGCACCGTCATCAGGATCGTGTACGTCAGGTCCGTCAGGGGTAGCACCTTGAGCAGCAGCGCGCACACCACCGCGATCAGCAGGTTACTGATCGGCCCGGCCGCCGCCACCCACATGGTGCCCCAGCGGCCCAGGTTGTTCGGATTGATTGGCACAGGCCGTGCGAACCCGAAGCCCACCAGCAGCAGCAGCAGCGTCCCGAACGGATCGAGGTGCTTGATGGGATTCAGGGTCACGCGCCCGTAGCGGCGGGGCGTGGGATCACCCAGGCGGTCCGCCACGTACGCATGCGCGAACTCGTGAAAGGCGAGGGACAGGACCAGCGCCGCCGCAATGATCACGAACGCGGTCGGGTTGCTGCTCAGCAGAGAGATGAGGCCCATACCCCGGCATTCTAGAGGGTCCGCCTACCGGACTTTCGTCTCCAGGAACGCTTTCAACGCCGCCCGCTCCGCCTCGGCGCTGCCCAGCGTCCCGGCGCGGCGCAGGTCAGCCAGGTGCGCCAGCGCCTCGCCCACGCCCCGGCCCGGCGGGACGCCCAGCGCCAGCACGTCCTTCCCGGTCAGGGGTTCGTGCGCGTCCGGGCGGAGCAGGGCGCGCAGTTCGCGTTCCGGCATGCCGTCCGGGTAGAAGGTGTCCGACAGGGCGCGGGCCAGCAGCGCGGCGGGCCGGGTGCCCAGGTCCAGTCGCGCCGCCAGCGCCTCCGGGTCCGGCGCGGCGTGCAGCAGCGCCGCCGCGTAGGCGTTCATGGGCAGGGTCGCCCCCGCGTCCCGGCGGGCGTCCAGGGCGTCCAGCAGCGCCGTGTCCGGTAGCAGCGAGGCGGCCCCCCAGTCACGCAGCCGCGCGGCGGCCCGTCCGGGGCGGGGCTCATGCAGCAGCAGTTTCAGTTCTGCCCACAATCGGGGCGTGTGCCCGGCCATATCCAGCGCGGCGGGTACCTGAGAGAGCAACTCCGGCGCGGCGCTCAGGTTCAGTCGCGCCGCCAGCCGCGCCGCACGCACCAGCCGGCTGGCATCCTCACGCAGCGAGTCGGTGTGCAGGGGCCGCAGCACCCGCGCGCGCAGGTCCTCCAGGCCGCCCGTCACGTCCAGCAATTCTGCGCGCCCATCCGGGAAGACCCGCAGGGCCAGCGCGTTCAGGCTGAAATCCCGCCTCCGCAGATCGTCGGTCAGTGAGGCCGGCTGCGGCAGCGGATTCCCGCCCGGCACCGGGTAGACTTCCCGCCGCGCCCGCACCAGATCCGCCGCGCGGCCGTCCGGCAGGGTCACGGTCGCGTTCCCGAACGCCGGGTGGAACACGAACGGCAACCCCGTCCCGGCCGCCAGGGCCTCCACGTCCGCGTCGGGAATCACCACATCCAGGTCCAGCGGCGTCACGCTCAGCAGCGCGTCCCGCACCGCGCCGCCGACCAGCGCCGCGCCGCCCGGACCCGCCTGCGCCGCCAGCCCTAGCAGCCACGCCCGGTCCTCCGGGCGCAGCGCCTCCCAGACGGCCTGCGCCTGCGCTGCGCCCTCAGCGGAACGAGGTTTCATCCAGCGTGACCTTCACCTCACGCGACTCCCCGGCCCGCACGACCGTCAGCGTCACGGTATCCCCCTCTTTCCGGTCGATCAGGCCCGCCTGCAGGTCCTCCAGCGCGTCCACCGGCTTGCCGTTCACGGCCGTGATCACGTCCCCGCCCAGTCGGATCGCGCCGCCCCGGAACGCCTCGGTACGCGTGCCGCCCTGCAACCCCGCCCGTGCGGCCGGCGTGCCCGGCGTGACCTCCCCGATCACCAGTCCCCGCTCCGGCAGGCCCAGTTCCTGCTTCCCGGCCGACGACAGCACGCTCAGGCCCACCGCCAGCGTCTGCTGCTGCCCGCGCACCAGCAGGCCCGCCGCCACGCCCAGCGTCGGCGCGCGCACCTCCTGC includes:
- a CDS encoding MBL fold metallo-hydrolase, whose amino-acid sequence is MTAEPSTPLLTPVLGDLYALQVPIPYPMKYVTVLIDRPAGGPVTMIDTALDTPEARQAIEDGLGALGLHWADVDRVIITHHHPDHYGLAGVVEERSGASVHMLDVEIGRGERYWHLWEEWLPGHLKHMRDHGLPAESLSDMGADNRRGRERVHPASRVHPLREGQHVTLSGLEWEVLWLPGHADGHLGLWNEQESVLIAGDAILPRISPNVGLYAYTRPDPLGDYLQTLGKLEALNPARAVVGHHGPVMGGVQARARELRDHHHERLDFMKAEAAREARSAYDLSLAMFNRELNVSGRRFALAETLAHLEHLRLLGQLYRTWNEERSVWLYHA
- a CDS encoding PEGA domain-containing protein, which translates into the protein MPAPLRAQPDAQLHLRVTPGTPPVQPVTGEQGLYRQPGPGTLLVSSDRAAFVTSVVLPQGGRAAVLPAAPVMPGQAQVTALPGTLGFTQVFTVASLEPLNLGGAAGARSVGEISRAVEATAASLPRGAYTVATTTYRVEQFGSLSVRASQPGAEVRVNDRPVGTAPVVVTDLPQGQVTVSVSLGGYQTFTQRVIVRPETTSEVSAALRRVTGILSVRSDVPAAVLIEGEAAGDAPLDLNVRPGVFSVNVVPTDRRLKAQNVLVRVNASRVTALVCSVTAGEYRCGVR
- a CDS encoding PQQ-binding-like beta-propeller repeat protein, with the protein product MTLVGFSAAAAQSQSAQTQSTPAPAFVAPKVGVFKELRVISGVTVSPNGDLTFIGSDARVHRTDATGSEKWSFLTGDIGRAYPVVTPQGITIAASYDDTVYALDPAGKLLWKTKLDGDIFATPALRADGSVIIATAGGTVHALDAQGKTLWTFKVGAPVFSSPAIAADGTIYFGGQNSRLHALSPDGKLKWAYAAGSLVFSSPAIGPDGTVYFGSSDRRIYALNPNGTPRWSLPTGLFVNASPIVTSAGLVVVGSYDGSVYAVNPTGEIEWSYKAGAGIAGSAAELSDGSVIVPDLAGTVHAISKAGQSLWQIKTGRKIDLGISVSDQGSVYFTTEGGGLNIVQKQRPLAVGAWTTFHASPAAWGRVPSEAELQAQARARRDAATAQLGAPVAVKPQTPAPAPAPAPAPKPTPVPQPAPAPAPKPVPQPTPKPAATPEQLAQAAASRVRVLDGQLFLPLEDSVGALRLKLRAVTATTATVLVGQTAVPVTVRVLDRVPFVPLAALTALPGVRAQLTTGAAPTVTLTLNAQTTSFPLSIGKLLPLRGKPEFLGPLQKG
- the guaB gene encoding IMP dehydrogenase, yielding MSAPATPAPTAQGSDRFAYKFAQEGITFDDVLLQPRHSQVLPHEVNIEAQLTRRVRLNIPFLSAAMDTVTETNMAVAMAREGGIGVVHKNMPIDAQAEMIRKVKRSESGMIVDPITLPPHAPVADAERLMGEYRISGVPITDPNGKLLGIITNRDMRFIEDMHTPIADVMTRENLITVPVGTTLEEAQEIFKRHRIEKLLVTDADHTLRGLITIKDLTKRVKYPRAAKDSLGRLRVAAAIGVGADLMDRAGALVQAGVDVLVLDSAHGHSQGILNALSRVKEAFDVDVIAGNVATRAGTRDLILAGADAVKVGIGPGSICTTRVVTGVGVPQITAIFEASAAAMEAGIPIIADGGIKQTGDVPKAIAAGANVVMMGSMLAGTDESPGESILRDGRRYKSYRGMGSMGAMDQGSADRYFQSGSRKFVPEGIEGIVAYKGTAGEVIYQFVGGLKSSMGYCGAPDLQTLRDEAQFVRITGASLVESHPHGVTITKEAPNYGGR
- the trhA gene encoding PAQR family membrane homeostasis protein TrhA, translating into MQRFLTAPREPVNALTHWAGVLAALIILGPLLWWAHARELALWPFTVFVISMTLLYAASASYHSFFPGERGMLWLRKLDHAGIFLLIAGSYTPIAYFGLPDPWQGVVLWVIWGIALSGITLKLVTMSLPRWVSTALYLGMGWLAVAFLPQLARHLPSAAIFWLAAGGVLYSIGAVIYGTKRWNPRPGVFGFHEIWHLFVLAGTAAHVVMMFNLR
- a CDS encoding site-2 protease family protein translates to MGLISLLSSNPTAFVIIAAALVLSLAFHEFAHAYVADRLGDPTPRRYGRVTLNPIKHLDPFGTLLLLLVGFGFARPVPINPNNLGRWGTMWVAAAGPISNLLIAVVCALLLKVLPLTDLTYTILMTVLGINVVLAVFNLIPIPLLDGSRILGALVPSLGRALNQFEMMPYSFLIVMGFIYLFRPQIGQLIGTVQSWVIGFVGV
- a CDS encoding CCA tRNA nucleotidyltransferase, translated to MKPRSAEGAAQAQAVWEALRPEDRAWLLGLAAQAGPGGAALVGGAVRDALLSVTPLDLDVVIPDADVEALAAGTGLPFVFHPAFGNATVTLPDGRAADLVRARREVYPVPGGNPLPQPASLTDDLRRRDFSLNALALRVFPDGRAELLDVTGGLEDLRARVLRPLHTDSLREDASRLVRAARLAARLNLSAAPELLSQVPAALDMAGHTPRLWAELKLLLHEPRPGRAAARLRDWGAASLLPDTALLDALDARRDAGATLPMNAYAAALLHAAPDPEALAARLDLGTRPAALLARALSDTFYPDGMPERELRALLRPDAHEPLTGKDVLALGVPPGRGVGEALAHLADLRRAGTLGSAEAERAALKAFLETKVR